The window AGAAAAACACTCAGATTAACCTTTCATTGAAAATTTAGAGTTCTTCCAAGACCACAACTTTTGTCAAGAGACTATGAATGATTGCCTATCACTTTCACAAAGACCCACCACTCACACGGTCAGCTACTGCCACATTATTACATTGTCATGTCATTTAGATAGgaagaaataaaatcttaacaGCAACATAGACCAAagctaagaaatttttttaattacattcaCTATGACAATAACAGcaacatgttaaaaaaaaacacagaaattACAAGACAAGATTTTCAGCTAAATTGAAGAGGCGTGTGTACTAGGTGATACATACAGGGTCGAGGTCGGAATCGTTTTCAAGCTGGAGCATGTCGCGGACGATGTGGCGGTCGGCGGGGTCGAGACCAGTTTTTCGTGTTCTCCAAAGGGCTTGGAGAATGTATTCTACTGACCTTTCGAATTCGACCTCATCAATAGCGGCAAGTGACCCCACAAACTGCGCTCCATTCTCTCTACTGTGTCTTCCTCAACAAAACAACCCAACTCCTTATTCaagttcttcacttcaattcaaagttcaaaccttGTTGGCACTAGAAGTAGAAGTGAGAAGCTGCTAGTGAGAGAGAGTTTCCCATGTTCCACTTCCAGTTCCTTCCACCTATTGCGCCTCTGTGCTTTTTACCATTGAAACCGCTTGACTGACTGGATAGCAATTAGAAAGGGtcagttgttttgtttttgggttgtTGGTGGGTTGGACTTTGAGTTGGGGTTCAATTGGGCTGAAGATGATTCTTTAAATTTGCTAAGCTTGGGGTTGGCCTGGGCTTGACTAATGATGTAGATCCGGTGAGGATTGGTTTGGTAAAGATTTGATGGGGATGATACTTGATTTTTTAACCCACACAGGGAAGGACGAAGAATGTCTTAAAGTAACTTAAAGTAACAGACGATGTATATCTAAAATAGTCTAATTGACAGTGATGTATATCTAAAATGGCCTAACTCTTAAATACACAGTACAGAGTTAGGCCATGTGGTAATTGAAGAGATTCTTCACCTGCAATTTTAGttatatgactttttttaatgaattatgtgacttgtttaaataatacatataaattgttttataAATTGCCACGTAATGCGTTGGAGGAGATTCCTCCAAATTGTTTTGGAGTTAATCTTTGTAAAAATTGATGAACAATATaagtgaaaatttaaataaatccagatcaaatatcaaaatgatcAGTATAGACGAAGACAAACATCGTTGAATCTAATTCAttggttcttcaagaacataaccaaggccttggCTCAACATTGCCCAACAAGTCATCAACACTACCTTTATCATGCCCTAAACCCAACTATAAAGATAAGCACGTGATAACGGCCACATGCTTATAAAGTAAGCACCCTATAAGTGTGCAAGGCCTTCTcaacaactaaaatttatcctaaaaaattacatgaaataaatctaaaatacctcaacaatttctttatgaatagatctccaataattcgaaagaaataaaatccaaCTTCATGTACATAATGCCAAATGGCCAATAGATATAAGACTATTACAAGACCAtctaatcccaaaatcactaaaCTTCCTTCCCTGCTCACAACACAACAGCAAAACTTCCAAAACTTGCTATTCTTCACAATCTGAAACTAGAGGGGAAAAGGGGAGTGAGTTGACAattcaataagtaaccaaagttctaataagttctatcaagcaaATAGATCTGTAAAACAATATGTTGTATATagatcaaatattttaattttacaaataaatcatagatggattagaaaataatcagtttttccatatatcaaaagttgtaatttacaataAGTTCTAAAAAAACATAAGCAGTTTCAAGGACTTAAAACAATTCAAACAGTTCAAacataattcatattcttaacaatctttaTGACTATGGTCATGCTATAACCCGTGATTGGGTATCAGATTCAGATGAAACTAGTTTTGTGCTAATGTATATCCCCCATTAGCTGGGTCCATAAACACGATAGGCTCATGATATCCTAGATAGAACTAGTTTCGGTACTAATGAATAACtcccattggctgggtatcagagtaccaatgaataatcCCTATTGGCTGAGTATCGAGTCAAAACATAATCAGATtgtccaaaatcatatatatcaaatcatagctcaaacaaaaatatatctcattcaaatacacacacacacacacacacacacacatatatatataattatatattcagtagtcaaatatatttgtgataattctttatctCTGCTTTAAATCAATGTAgctaaaacaattaaataaaattgtaacaattataaacaaatttcagTAGTTAAAATATAGTagtataagcaaaataaaattaattaggaTAAGATTACTTATCTCAGCTAGCTCACCACAAAAGAATTTCTCCCTAACACTTCCTTTAAAATCCTTAAATAACACCTCAAGTGTGCAATCAATCCTTCTCTACTTGAGTATTTTGGGTAGTTTCCTCTCTCAAAATATTTGTCATTATACGTTGACTTAATTAACTTATATATAgctttattttctaaaaacccccttaataatattaattctaaaaatttactCCACAAAAAGATTTACTTAAACACCCCcactttttttgggggggggggggggtattacAACCTTGGGGCATCTTTTGGCCACAAAATTACTCTTCACATTAAGCTCACACTCCTCGTGGTTGATCAAGAACAATTCCACGACTATTTGATCATCATTAATCGCATTGGATAATAAGagtattttaatatgttttatgttatattttagTCTTAAAGGAGTTCTTTTACCTAAAAATAGTGTAAGTATTATCTGCATAATAGAACCAATATCGAGTGGGTAAagtgacaaattttaaattaacgGTGAGCTAAGTGAAATTTGGACCTCATATCATGTGGCTAATCCTAATTTTtcacctaaaagaaaaaatttattacagCGATACTATTAAAGGGATTTTGAAATCGACACCCTGTTGACATGACAACATAACATCGCCGGTACAATTACTAGTAGAACAGCGGTTTCCTTTACTTcccaaattaacaaaaaaagagaagagaagaggtTCACGGACGAAGGTGGAAGCAGAACAAAATGGCACCACACGATCTCCGCCGTCCGTTCAAGCGAGCAGCGATCTCCGACCAGCAGAGGCGCAGGGAACTCTCCCTACAGCGCCAAGCACAGCACCGCCGCGACGCCCAACACCAAGCTCGCTGCTTAGCCTCTTTCCTCAACCCCCACTCCGAccccgaacccgaacccgaaACCACACCCGAAACCGAACCCGAACCCGAAACCGAACCCTCAGACTCACCGAAAGAGCTCGACATTCGCCACGCCTCGAAACTGAAAGGCACCGAAGCTCGTAAATGGTTCGCCCGACAACTCATGCTCCCCGAGTGGATGATCGACGTCCCTGATCAACTTCCCCAAGactggtctctctctctctttctctctcacagtTTTCGATTTACACATAAATGTCcacatttaaattcaagttttgttttgtttttgatatgtAGGTATGTGTTTGCGAGGCCAGCAGGGAAGCGATGCTTTGTGGTGTCGAGCAATGGAACGACTGTGAGTAGGTTGAGAAATGGTTCGATGCTGCACCATTTTCCTTCTGCGTTGCCTAGTGGAGCTAGGACTAAAGATTCCTCAGGCTCTGCTCAGTCTTATTCTATACTCGACTGCATTTTTCAtgaggtatatatatatatacatatggaTTAGCAAAGTCTTTTACTTAGTACTTGTTCAATTGTGAATTGCAATGCacaagtttgtttatttttgctCTTATCTTAACTCGTTATTAAGTACAAATACTTCATTTGGGGTGCTGTACCTGTGTCTACACTTGACACGTGTCCCAGCCATGTGTAAACAAATGTGTAAGACACGGATGGGACACAAGAATAAGAGGCATCAATTACCCTTTTACAAAACAAAGAGATCGTTCACGCTCTGAATAGTAATAGtgcatttgaaaattaaatatttacttttaatttgatacatatatttaatattatgtgaaaaataaatgcttaattatgtatagaaaataaaaataaaaatatatttaatggGCATGTCTTGCCATATCTGtgtcctattttttcaaaaatttccatGTCCCATGTCCATGTTCTTAGTTTGTTAATGAGTGCCTTAAGAACACATGTTAAGGAATATAAAACGATCTTGATAAATTAGCAATTGTATCAAAAACTTAAgttgataatatatttattctttattgtAACACTCTCTCATGTGTGGGTCCAAACTGAACATGGAATAGAATTTCTAAACGGGGAGGTAGAGTAGAGATAGGATTCAACTATAGGACcatttgctctgataccatgataaTATCACGTCTCCCAAATGCTTAAGTTGATTGAGAATGGGTGAATTTAATCCTTTAACTATTATTCTAATAGatatttaaaaaagataatTCATTAGTTTGCATGCATAATTCATTAATCGGGTGTTAAACTTGTTAGCAAAagctttctcaaaataaatcTGCCGTAGCATTTGTGGTTTGATTTTGTGATAATTGGGTTTTGTGACTTTGCAGTCGGATCAGACTTACTATGTGATAGACATGGTGTGCTGGCGGGAGTACTCACTCTATGACTGCACGGCTGAGTTTAGGTTCTTTTGGTTGAGCTCCAAGCTTGCGGAGACTGGTGCATGTGACTCACCTTCGCAGTATCATAGATACAGATTTAGTCCAGTTCCGGTGTACAATTGTGACCAGGCTGGTCTATCTGCAGCTTATACTGGTGCAGTCCCTTACGTGAAGGATGGTTTGTTGTTTTATAACAAgtatgaccttttttttctaTAGCATGGACAATGTTAAATGCTTTGAATGTTTATTGTTAGATTGGCTGAGTTATTCTTATGAATGTGATTATAGgttaatttcaatttaaaaaaaaggaaaaaataaataaaatcataggTCGATAGTGCCTGTATGAACTGTTTACTATTGTGAAAATGGGTTGGGCTTGCTAAATTGGTGAGTTACTTGCTTGACTAGGATTAGGAAGTTCTAGTGCATTGCTTGGATATGTATGCTATTTTGTGGTGCCATTAGGGTTTTATTACATGCGGGGTTTGTTGACTTGGGCTGGGATTGATAATTTAGATGCTGTTTTTTCTCTGGTTTATTGTGGATGCATGCACATTGTTGAACCATTCCCCTCATTGTGTTCTTCATGGGTACATGatcatttttcttcattttctgcTTTCTTGTCTGATCATGTGACTTGGGAACAAACGTGTGCAAGGGAGCACATTTTTATCATCATGAATGTCCAATCACTTATAGCATGTGTCTCATTGTTGTTGCTGGTTTCAATTTTGAACAATTTTTAAATCCATAGTTGCCATATCATTGTACCTACCATGTGTTGAATTTGTTCGGTTATGAATAATAGAATTCCTTTGGGGGGCCAATGGCACTTCCAATCTCCATAAGTATGGGGTGGTGGGTTCATATCTTGTTGGGTATGTTAGTTAattactaagaaaaaaaaatccttttttatttattaattccTAATGCCAtttgcattttttctttcttaggcATGCCCATTATCAGACTGGAAATACACCACTAGCATTAGTTTGGAAGGATGAGAATTGTAGTCAATATGTCATTGACACAGATAGCAAAGGACAGGTTCCAAGCCAACAACAGGTATCTTATCACTGAGTTCTGTCCTATTGCATTGCAGTCTCTAAAACTTAAGAAGTTTGGACATGGACTATTGTGTTGTGTTATGCAAAGCATCAGATGTTTAAAATGTGTACTGAACAGATATTTTCATGACAACTTTTGGGGTTGTCTGTGTTACTCTGCATTTACTTTGTTTATGGCaataattttttcctttagTATTAAAATCGTCATATTGCTTTTCTCTGTTGTTTTCTATTCCATGTTTCATGTTATATAAGGGCATGATTTttccacaaaacaaaacaggGTACACCACATGGTCTAGTGGTATGTCTGGCTCCTTGTGGTGTGAACCTGGGTTTGAAACCCCTGCAGCTCAAATTACCTATCacttcatgcaaaaaaaaagaaaaagaaaaagaaaagtcaaccAAACAGGAGATGATAGATAATAAAGTCAATACTATTCTCATATGTATATAATGTTGAACTAATGTTGTTTTGATATCATATTGTTTGTCAGAGTAGAGATATGTGTACTTTGAAATTCAAAATCCTTGATGTCCTTCTCACAGCATTCCATTATTAGATGCTTGGATACATAAAAATGTCATATGGTGAACATTAATTAAGAGTTGGTCACATTGAAATTTGAACAGCTAAATTCATGGTGTGGATCAAAGGTATTGTTTGGATGGGCTGCCTAGGGGAGTTTGAAATTTTAGCCACATGTTAATCTCAACCATTTAGTTTATACCTTCTTCTGCCCTGCTATGGTGCTAGAATGGGCATCATTGATACCATCCTTTTGctggtgatatatatatatatatatatataaagttgaCTTGGGGTTAGTACTTTGATCATTCATCTTTAAGTTAATGCTTTGCGATAAAAGATTAATTTGTACCAGCAGTGAACTCTGATAAACAGTTCTCGAAATTGGAATATGCATCATGCTAGGTGATGATCATCAAtgttcttttgaaagtttgatcTTGTGGACTAGGTTGAAGAAATGCCTTATAGAAATGTAGACTTCAAGGTCAAATAG of the Quercus robur chromosome 10, dhQueRobu3.1, whole genome shotgun sequence genome contains:
- the LOC126701960 gene encoding uncharacterized protein LOC126701960 encodes the protein MAPHDLRRPFKRAAISDQQRRRELSLQRQAQHRRDAQHQARCLASFLNPHSDPEPEPETTPETEPEPETEPSDSPKELDIRHASKLKGTEARKWFARQLMLPEWMIDVPDQLPQDWYVFARPAGKRCFVVSSNGTTVSRLRNGSMLHHFPSALPSGARTKDSSGSAQSYSILDCIFHESDQTYYVIDMVCWREYSLYDCTAEFRFFWLSSKLAETGACDSPSQYHRYRFSPVPVYNCDQAGLSAAYTGAVPYVKDGLLFYNKHAHYQTGNTPLALVWKDENCSQYVIDTDSKGQVPSQQQVVLELQDNGNLSTSDDPPVVFGCLDRAFIEQTESRSGNLLRFAIGDGGLNFVDGKLEKADLHYLGKPNRARAFADSYSKVMFQYMARHSPLRIDDLLASINSLSDQENKPSDVEMVG